The Schistosoma haematobium chromosome 7, whole genome shotgun sequence genome contains a region encoding:
- a CDS encoding hypothetical protein (EggNog:ENOG411DYR7~COG:S) translates to MNTQCPVFIFCKLIEGYWTVVRGNVHHNHECNSLRYDSNSWVRRLTEAEFETVRPLLISRTAAFDIKHFAYHSYGKHLNDQDIFNMRYKVFSHANLPGGLCEYELDEENCLSCFFFTTADQINLAAPFCDVIGFDGTYKTNNENVYLYQVVALDMNVMAIPVCIALISRETSTLIFRFLSFFQRSTNNRQVVGIVTDDSPAIAAAITQVYPNAHHILCRVQHIRNIIKRVSLSFLNINPFTVIVEGKITSDTTVISSDVHSNG, encoded by the exons atgaacactcaatgtccggTCTTCATCTTTTGTAAGTTGATAGAAGGttactggactgttgtacgtgggaatgtgcatcacaatcacgagtgcaattccctgaggtacgaCAGTAATTCTtgggtgcgcaggttaacggaggCAGAGTTTGAAACTGTGCGACCGCTCCTGATATCTAGGACCGCAGCATTCGATATTAAGCACTTTGCTTACCATTCTTATGGAAAGCATTTGAATGATcaagatatatttaatatgcggtacaaagtgttctcacacgccaACCTTCCTG gtgggctttgcgaatacgaattagATGAAGAAAATTGTCTATCGTGTTTTTTCTTCACGACTGCTGATCAAATTAATTTGGCAGCTCCTTTTTGTGATGTCATCggttttgacgggacgtacaaGACAAATAACGAGAACGTATATTTATATCAGGTAGTAGCCCTTGATATGAATGTTATGGCAATACCCGTTTGTATTGCACTTATAAGTCGCGAAACATCGACTTTAATTTTTCGATTCCTATCGTTCTTCCAACGGTCAACCAACAATCGACAggtggtaggcattgtgacagatgattcacctgcaatagcTGCTGCCATCACGCAGGTGTATCCAAATGCCCACCACATTTTGTGTCGTGTACAGCATATTCGCAATATCATAAAGAGGGTAAGTCTTTCGTTCCTTAACATTAATCCATTTACCGTCATTGTAGAGGGTAAGATCACAAGTGATACAACTGTTATTTCGTCTGATGTTCACTCGAACGGTTGA